From the genome of Lotus japonicus ecotype B-129 chromosome 6, LjGifu_v1.2, one region includes:
- the LOC130723045 gene encoding gibberellin 2-beta-dioxygenase: protein MVVLSQPPLNQFFHVKPCKPTTFFTGIPVVDLSDPEAKSLIVQACKEFGFFKLINHGVPLDLMSNLENEAVRFFRKPQTEKDRAGPPDPFGYGSKKIGSNGDVGWVEYLLLNTNPDINSSKSLSIFRENSQNFRSAVEDYTAAVKNMCFEVLELMAEGLGIEQRNVLSKFLKDEKSDSCFRLNHYPPCTDLQALNGRNLIGFGEHTDPQIISVLRSNTTSGLQICLTDGTWVSVPPDHTSFFINVGDTLQVMTNGRFKSVKHRVMADTTKSRLSMIYFGGASLSEKIAPLESLMSKGEQSLYKEFTWSEYKKAAYSSRLGDNRLGPFEKK, encoded by the exons ATGGTTGTTCTGTCTCAGCCACCACTGAACCAGTTTTTCCACGTCAAACCATGCAAACCCACCACCTTTTTCACTGGAATTCCGGTGGTTGACCTCTCCGACCCAGAGGCCAAATCGCTCATAGTTCAGGCCTGCAAAGAATTCGGCTTCTTCAAGCTCATCAACCATGGTGTTCCATTAGACCTCATGTCCAATTTGGAAAACGAAGCTGTCAGATTCTTCAGAAAGCCTCAAACAGAGAAAGACAGAGCAGGTCCCCCTGATCCTTTTGGCTATGGAAGCAAGAAGATTGGCTCCAACGGTGATGTGGGTTGGGTTGAATATCTCCTCCTCAACACCAACCCTGACATCAACTCCTCCAAATCCCTTTCCATTTTCCGGGAAAACTCACAAAATTTCCG CTCTGCGGTGGAAGATTATACTGCTGCAGTGAAGAACATGTGCTTTGAGGTGCTGGAACTAATGGCGGAAGGGTTGGGGATTGAGCAGAGGAATGTGCTGAGCAAGTTTCTGAAAGATGAAAAAAGTGATTCTTGCTTCAGGCTTAACCACTACCCACCGTGCACCGATTTGCAAGCATTGAATGGGCGCAATTTGATTGGTTTTGGGGAACACACTGACCCTCAGATAATCTCTGTGCTGAGATCCAACACCACATCAGGATTGCAAATCTGTCTCACAGATGGCACCTGGGTTTCAGTCCCACCTGATCACACTTCCTTTTTCATCAATGTTGGTGACACCCTTCAG GTGATGACTAATGGGAGGTTCAAAAGTGTGAAGCACAGGGTAATGGCTGACACTACAAAGTCAAGGTTATCAATGATCTACTTTGGAGGAGCATCGTTGAGTGAAAAGATAGCACCACTGGAATCACTCATGTCAAAAGGAGAACAGAGTTTGTACAAAGAGTTCACATGGAGTGAGTACAAGAAGGCTGCGTACAGTTCAAGACTGGGTGATAATAGGCTTGGCCCTTTTGAGAAAAAATGa